The Kaustia mangrovi genome has a segment encoding these proteins:
- a CDS encoding thioredoxin family protein, giving the protein MTKTADICDFGWRAPDFRLPATDGKVYTLDHVRGERGTLIVFICNHCPYVKAIVDRLVRDARDLADHGVATAAICSNDGETYPQDSFDNMVHFAVEHGFTFPYLHDESQEVARAYEAVCTPDFFGFDADLGLQYRGRLDESRAVPVPDARRELYEAMVQVAQTGQGPRDQTASMGCSIKWKMS; this is encoded by the coding sequence GTGACGAAGACGGCGGACATTTGCGATTTCGGATGGCGGGCACCGGATTTCCGCCTGCCGGCGACGGACGGGAAGGTCTACACGCTCGACCATGTGCGCGGCGAACGCGGTACGCTGATCGTCTTCATCTGCAATCACTGTCCCTATGTGAAGGCGATCGTCGACCGGCTGGTGCGCGATGCCCGCGACCTGGCCGACCACGGCGTGGCAACCGCTGCGATCTGCTCCAATGACGGGGAGACCTATCCGCAGGACTCCTTCGACAACATGGTCCATTTCGCCGTCGAGCACGGCTTCACCTTCCCCTATCTCCACGACGAGAGCCAGGAGGTGGCACGGGCCTATGAGGCTGTGTGCACGCCCGACTTCTTCGGCTTCGATGCCGATCTCGGGCTCCAGTATCGCGGGCGCCTCGACGAATCCCGCGCCGTCCCCGTGCCCGATGCGCGCCGCGAGCTCTACGAGGCCATGGTCCAGGTCGCACAGACGGGGCAGGGGCCGCGCGACCAGACGGCGTCCATGGGCTGCTCGATCAAGTGGAAGATGAGCTGA
- a CDS encoding PhoX family protein produces MNDHSKRIVADDGYCNKAEAFEASDDQPANPHLDRTLGDVIGRRFARRDVLKSTLAVSAIGALFGTSALTAPTAKAAAPVSSFDFAEIDAGVDETHHVARGYDAAILLRWGDPIFADAPAFDPANQSAEAQLRQFGYNNDYVAFLPLDDTGTRGLICVNHEYTNEEVMFPGLGRQDKVDFAGMTAELVDIEMAAHGVSIVEIALENGTWTPVLTSRFNRRISPLSTEMAVDGPAAGHARLKTSADRTGKRVMGTLNNCAGGHTPWGTYLAAEENFHGYFWTDEKDAEGKRLTKGLGGDQQKSYERYAVPGGWYAWGRFHDRFNVDKEPNEPNRFGWVVEIDPNDPGSTPVKHTALGRFRHEGAETILNSDGRVVVYMGDDARFDYLYRFVSREAYREGDKAHNMALLSDGTLSVARFGEDGSMEWLPLVFGEGPLTPENGFESQADVLIDTRLAADLLGATPMDRPEDVQPNPATDRVYVMLTNNTKRKADATDAANPRGPNAFGHVVELTPPGGDHAAETFAWDILVTCGDPRVAEIGAVWNPATSDSGWFASPDNAAVDADGRLWISTDQGGSWPKTGKADGLYAVDTEGDARGLSRMFFRCPVGAEMCGPYFAPDGETLFVAVQHPATDGTKDYAPFARASTFENPATRWPDFEPGMPPRPSVLAIRKTGGGRIAKD; encoded by the coding sequence ATGAACGACCACAGCAAGCGCATCGTCGCCGACGACGGGTACTGCAACAAGGCAGAAGCCTTCGAGGCCTCGGACGATCAGCCAGCCAACCCCCATCTCGACCGCACGCTGGGCGATGTGATCGGGCGCCGCTTCGCCCGCCGCGACGTCCTGAAATCGACGCTGGCCGTGAGCGCCATCGGCGCGCTGTTCGGCACCTCCGCGCTGACCGCGCCGACGGCGAAGGCCGCAGCGCCGGTCTCCAGCTTCGACTTCGCCGAGATCGATGCCGGCGTCGACGAGACGCACCATGTGGCGCGCGGATACGACGCGGCGATCCTTCTGCGCTGGGGTGACCCGATCTTCGCCGACGCCCCCGCCTTCGACCCGGCGAACCAGTCGGCGGAGGCCCAGCTTCGCCAGTTCGGCTACAACAACGACTATGTCGCCTTCCTGCCGCTCGACGATACCGGCACGCGCGGCCTCATCTGCGTGAACCACGAATACACCAACGAGGAGGTGATGTTCCCCGGGCTCGGCCGGCAGGACAAGGTCGATTTCGCCGGCATGACCGCAGAGCTGGTCGACATCGAGATGGCCGCCCATGGGGTGAGCATCGTGGAAATCGCCCTTGAGAACGGCACTTGGACGCCGGTGCTCACATCGCGATTCAACCGCCGCATCAGCCCGCTCAGCACCGAGATGGCCGTCGACGGCCCGGCCGCCGGCCATGCGCGGCTGAAGACGAGCGCCGACCGGACCGGCAAGCGCGTGATGGGCACGCTCAACAACTGCGCCGGCGGGCACACCCCCTGGGGCACCTATCTCGCCGCGGAGGAGAACTTCCACGGCTATTTCTGGACCGACGAGAAGGATGCCGAGGGCAAGCGCCTGACCAAGGGGCTGGGCGGCGACCAGCAGAAGAGCTACGAGCGCTATGCGGTGCCCGGCGGCTGGTATGCCTGGGGCCGCTTCCACGACCGGTTCAACGTGGACAAGGAGCCGAACGAGCCGAACCGGTTCGGCTGGGTCGTGGAGATCGACCCCAACGATCCGGGCTCCACGCCGGTCAAGCACACCGCGCTCGGCCGGTTCCGCCACGAGGGCGCGGAGACCATCCTCAACAGCGACGGCCGGGTGGTCGTCTATATGGGCGACGATGCCCGCTTCGACTATCTCTACCGCTTCGTCTCGCGCGAGGCCTATCGCGAGGGCGACAAGGCGCACAACATGGCGCTCCTGTCGGACGGCACGCTGTCGGTCGCCCGCTTCGGCGAGGACGGCTCGATGGAGTGGCTGCCGCTCGTCTTCGGCGAGGGGCCGCTGACGCCGGAGAACGGCTTCGAGAGCCAGGCCGACGTCCTGATCGACACCCGGCTTGCCGCCGACCTCCTGGGCGCCACGCCCATGGACCGGCCGGAGGACGTCCAGCCGAACCCGGCGACCGACCGGGTCTATGTGATGCTCACCAACAACACCAAGCGCAAGGCGGACGCGACGGACGCCGCCAATCCGCGCGGGCCGAACGCCTTCGGCCATGTGGTCGAGCTCACCCCGCCCGGCGGCGACCACGCCGCGGAGACCTTCGCCTGGGACATCCTGGTGACCTGCGGCGATCCGCGCGTGGCCGAGATCGGCGCGGTCTGGAACCCGGCGACCAGCGACAGCGGCTGGTTCGCCTCGCCCGACAATGCCGCCGTCGACGCCGACGGGCGCCTGTGGATCTCCACCGACCAGGGCGGAAGCTGGCCCAAGACCGGCAAGGCCGACGGCCTCTATGCGGTCGACACCGAGGGCGATGCGCGCGGCCTGTCGAGGATGTTCTTCCGCTGCCCGGTGGGCGCGGAGATGTGCGGGCCCTATTTCGCGCCCGACGGCGAGACGCTGTTCGTCGCCGTGCAGCACCCCGCCACCGACGGCACGAAGGACTATGCGCCCTTCGCCCGCGCCTCCACCTTCGAGAATCCCGCAACCCGCTGGCCCGACTTCGAGCCCGGCATGCCGCCGCGCCCCTCCGTGCTTGCGATCCGCAAGACCGGCGGCGGCCGGATCGCGAAGGACTGA
- a CDS encoding GNAT family N-acetyltransferase, with translation MRAALQISRVETPALVLREIRARDARSFAAYMLSKDYQSHIAVRYASPADVQGFVARSLRRQMSPNRSLYHLAAELKATGHVIGDAFLQLNRPRSAEIGWGVHPDLWNRGFATEIGRAMLAIGFERLGCSRLWAKAFAENAASIRVMEKIGMRRERFARDQYVGNGIRTDVYVYAMTLEDYFDAPY, from the coding sequence ATGCGCGCCGCATTGCAGATCTCACGGGTGGAGACACCGGCGCTCGTCCTGCGCGAGATCAGGGCGCGCGACGCGCGCTCGTTTGCCGCCTACATGCTGAGCAAGGACTATCAGAGCCATATCGCGGTGCGTTACGCCTCGCCGGCGGATGTGCAGGGCTTCGTCGCGCGCAGCCTGCGCCGGCAGATGAGCCCGAACCGCTCCCTCTACCATCTGGCCGCCGAACTCAAGGCGACCGGCCATGTGATCGGCGATGCCTTCCTCCAGCTCAACCGGCCCCGTTCGGCGGAGATCGGCTGGGGCGTCCACCCCGATCTGTGGAATCGCGGTTTCGCCACCGAGATCGGCCGCGCCATGCTCGCCATCGGCTTCGAGCGGCTGGGCTGCTCCAGGCTCTGGGCCAAGGCCTTTGCGGAAAACGCCGCTTCGATCCGCGTCATGGAGAAGATCGGCATGCGCCGCGAGCGCTTCGCGCGCGACCAGTATGTCGGCAATGGCATCCGCACGGATGTCTATGTCTACGCCATGACGCTGGAGGACTATTTCGACGCCCCCTATTGA
- a CDS encoding sulfite exporter TauE/SafE family protein, producing the protein MDLTTLAILLVAGTVGGAINAVAGGATFFTFPALLSIGLPPVTANASNAVALWPGHAAAVPAYRREIAKARHGLVWRGLVALAGGAIGAQLLLATGNRLFEALIPWLLLAATLLFAFGPRLSRIVGSAQARKAGRGLVLGLAVEFAFAVYGGYFGAGLGVLLMACLSLLGHDDLHEANALKNLLATLVTAASVASFVLAGVIAWPETLVMIGGAIFGGYFGARAARSVAPGILRAIIIGVGLMMSGYYFVAVSV; encoded by the coding sequence ATGGATCTCACGACCCTCGCCATCCTGCTCGTGGCCGGCACGGTCGGCGGCGCCATCAACGCGGTCGCGGGCGGGGCGACCTTCTTCACCTTCCCCGCGCTGCTGAGTATCGGCCTGCCGCCGGTGACGGCGAACGCCTCCAACGCCGTGGCGCTGTGGCCGGGCCATGCCGCGGCGGTGCCCGCCTATCGCCGCGAGATCGCGAAGGCCCGGCACGGCCTCGTCTGGCGCGGGCTCGTGGCGCTCGCCGGCGGGGCGATCGGCGCCCAGCTCCTGCTGGCCACCGGCAACCGGCTGTTCGAGGCACTGATACCGTGGCTGCTGCTCGCCGCCACGCTGCTCTTCGCCTTCGGGCCGCGCCTGTCGCGCATCGTCGGGTCGGCGCAGGCGCGCAAGGCGGGCAGGGGCCTTGTCCTCGGTCTTGCCGTGGAATTCGCCTTCGCGGTCTATGGCGGTTATTTCGGGGCGGGGCTCGGCGTGCTCCTGATGGCCTGCCTGTCGCTGCTCGGCCATGACGACCTGCACGAGGCCAACGCACTGAAGAACCTGCTCGCCACGCTCGTGACGGCGGCCTCCGTGGCGAGCTTCGTGCTGGCCGGCGTCATCGCCTGGCCGGAAACGCTGGTGATGATCGGCGGGGCGATCTTCGGCGGCTATTTCGGCGCCCGCGCCGCGCGCAGCGTCGCGCCGGGCATCCTGCGCGCCATCATCATCGGCGTCGGCCTCATGATGAGCGGCTACTACTTCGTCGCCGTCTCGGTGTGA
- the moaA gene encoding GTP 3',8-cyclase MoaA, giving the protein MEREATFDRVEPRSPLVDPFHRAITYLRVSVTDRCDFRCLYCMAENMTFLPKREILTLEELDRVCSAFVERGVRKLRITGGEPLVRKNIMTLFRLLSRHLDTGALDELTLTTNGSQLARFAGELYDCGVRRVNVSLDTRDPDMFRTITRWGDIAKVMEGIRAARDAGLKIKINTVALKGVNEDEIEDMMVWCHDNGMDLTLIETMPLGEIDGDRTEQYLPLSMVRARLKERWTLEDIPYKTGGPARYVQVAETGGRLGFITPLTHNFCESCNRVRLTCTGTLFMCLGQEDAADLRAPLRASESNGPLHDAIEEAIARKPKGHDFIIDRRHNRPSLSRHMSVTGG; this is encoded by the coding sequence ATGGAGCGCGAGGCGACATTCGATCGCGTTGAGCCGCGGTCGCCGCTGGTCGACCCGTTCCATCGCGCGATCACCTATTTGCGCGTCTCGGTGACGGACCGCTGCGATTTCCGCTGCCTCTACTGCATGGCGGAGAACATGACGTTCCTGCCCAAGCGCGAGATCCTCACGCTGGAGGAGCTCGACCGGGTGTGCTCGGCCTTCGTGGAGAGGGGGGTACGCAAGCTCCGGATCACCGGCGGCGAGCCGCTCGTGCGCAAGAACATCATGACGCTGTTCCGCCTGCTCTCGCGCCATCTCGATACTGGCGCGCTGGACGAGCTGACGCTCACCACCAATGGCAGCCAGCTCGCCCGGTTCGCCGGCGAGCTCTATGACTGCGGCGTGCGCCGGGTGAATGTCTCGCTCGACACGCGCGACCCCGACATGTTCCGTACGATCACGCGCTGGGGCGACATCGCCAAGGTGATGGAGGGCATCCGGGCCGCGCGCGACGCCGGCCTCAAGATCAAGATCAACACCGTCGCGCTCAAGGGCGTGAACGAGGACGAGATCGAGGACATGATGGTCTGGTGCCACGACAACGGCATGGACCTGACCCTCATCGAGACCATGCCGCTCGGCGAGATCGACGGCGACCGCACCGAGCAGTATCTACCGCTCTCCATGGTGCGCGCACGGCTGAAGGAGCGCTGGACGCTGGAGGACATCCCCTACAAGACCGGCGGGCCCGCGCGATATGTCCAGGTCGCGGAGACCGGCGGCCGGCTCGGCTTCATCACGCCGCTGACCCACAATTTCTGCGAATCCTGCAATCGCGTGCGGCTGACCTGCACGGGCACGCTCTTCATGTGTCTCGGCCAGGAGGATGCCGCCGATCTTCGCGCGCCCCTGCGGGCCTCGGAGTCGAACGGCCCCCTCCACGACGCCATCGAGGAGGCCATCGCCCGCAAGCCCAAGGGCCACGACTTCATCATCGACCGCCGCCACAACAGGCCATCGCTCTCGCGCCACATGTCGGTGACCGGCGGCTAG
- a CDS encoding TorD/DmsD family molecular chaperone gives MAATVQGGAWEVAAEERLRADLYRMFAHFLRKPPDDGDLRMAAGLGGGDTALGEKLAAFAHLAETVTAADAAREYHELFIGMGRGELLPYASYYLTGFLHEKPLAKLRTDMGELGIARRSDVKEPEDHIAALSEMMAGLIDGAFAEPAGLDVQKRFFARHLEPWAAHFFKDLEQAKSSVLYAPLGGAGAAFMAIEQAAFEMV, from the coding sequence ATGGCTGCCACAGTGCAGGGAGGGGCATGGGAGGTCGCCGCTGAGGAACGCCTCAGGGCGGATCTCTATCGCATGTTCGCCCATTTCCTGAGGAAACCGCCGGATGACGGCGATCTGCGCATGGCCGCGGGGCTTGGCGGCGGAGATACCGCGCTCGGCGAGAAGCTTGCCGCCTTCGCGCATCTGGCGGAGACGGTCACCGCAGCCGACGCCGCGCGCGAATATCACGAGCTCTTCATCGGCATGGGGCGCGGCGAGCTGCTGCCCTACGCCTCCTACTATCTCACCGGGTTCCTGCACGAGAAGCCGCTGGCGAAGCTGCGCACCGACATGGGCGAGCTCGGCATTGCGCGCCGCAGCGACGTGAAGGAGCCGGAGGACCATATCGCCGCGCTGAGCGAGATGATGGCGGGGCTGATCGACGGCGCGTTCGCGGAGCCGGCCGGGCTCGATGTCCAGAAGCGCTTCTTCGCCCGGCATCTGGAGCCGTGGGCGGCGCATTTCTTCAAGGATCTGGAGCAGGCGAAAAGCTCTGTCCTCTATGCGCCGCTCGGCGGGGCGGGCGCGGCCTTCATGGCGATAGAGCAGGCAGCCTTCGAGATGGTTTGA
- a CDS encoding twin-arginine translocation signal domain-containing protein produces MSDKDGKVRAGRRDFMKLAGLSAVTGGTFAALGQEPAEAAAAPQEAGSYRESEHIRTYYRTARF; encoded by the coding sequence ATGTCCGACAAAGACGGGAAGGTGCGCGCCGGCCGGCGCGACTTCATGAAGCTTGCGGGCCTGTCGGCGGTCACCGGCGGCACGTTCGCCGCCCTCGGGCAGGAGCCCGCGGAGGCGGCCGCGGCACCGCAGGAGGCGGGCAGCTATCGCGAGAGCGAGCATATCCGCACCTATTACCGTACGGCCCGGTTCTGA
- a CDS encoding formate dehydrogenase subunit alpha codes for MLRKKTEGIASTSRLASVLADVTGGAIDRRTFLRRSGLAVGGLTAAAGLKAGMVGRAEAAETSSGDAAEMRKSVCTHCSVGCTVMAEVTNGVWIGQEPGWDSPFNLGSHCAKGAAVREHAHGERRLKYPMKLVDGQWTRVSWDEAINEVGDKLLEIRESSGPDSVYWLGSAKHSNEQAYLFRKFAAFWGSNNVDHQARICHSTTVSGVANTWGYGAMTNSYNDIHNSRCIFLIGGNPAEAHPVSLMHLLKAKEENNADLIVCDPRFTRTAAHATEYVRFRPGADVAMVWGLLWHIFENGWEDREFIRQRVWGMDHIRAEVAKWTPDEVEKVTGVPESQMKRVARKLATNKPGTVIWCMGGTQHTNGNNNTRAYCVLQLALGNMGTAGGGTNIFRGHDNVQGATDLGVLCHTLPGYYGLSAGAWKHWSRVWDVDYEYLKGRFASEELMGESGIPVSRWFDGVLEAKDNMDQPDNVRAMVFWGHAPNSQTRLPDMKKAMEKLDLLVVVDPYPTFSAVMQDRTDGVYLLPAATQFETSGSVTASNRSLQWREKVVEPLFESLPDHTIMYKFAGKFGFADDMFKNIAVENDEPLVEDITREFNRGMWTIGYTGQSPERLKKHMANQHTFDRTTLLANGGPCDGDYYGLPWPSWGTPEMNHPGTPILYDTSKPVAEGGLTFRARFGVKAPDEWGGENLLAEGSYSEGSELEDGYPEFTYGMLKKLGWDVDLTGDERTAIETIGGDAPDKVNWKTDLSGGIQRVAIAHGAAPFGNAKARCVVWTFPDPVPLHREPLYTPRRDLLPKYATYSDRRMYRLPIRYASIQETDYSKDYPMILTSGRLVEYEGGGDETRSNPWLAELQQHMFVEVNPRDANNIGIRDGEMVWVEGAEKARVKVMAMVTERVGEGVAFMPFHFAGWYQGEDRRHKYPKGADPYVIGEASNTAQTYGYDSVTNMQETKVTLCKIEKV; via the coding sequence ATGCTGAGGAAGAAGACCGAAGGGATCGCGAGCACGTCCCGTCTGGCCTCCGTACTGGCGGATGTGACGGGCGGCGCCATAGACCGGCGCACCTTCCTGAGGCGATCGGGGCTGGCGGTCGGCGGTCTCACCGCGGCTGCGGGCCTGAAGGCCGGCATGGTCGGCCGGGCGGAGGCGGCGGAGACCTCCAGCGGCGATGCGGCGGAGATGAGGAAATCCGTTTGCACCCATTGCTCGGTCGGCTGCACGGTGATGGCGGAGGTCACCAACGGCGTCTGGATCGGCCAGGAACCCGGCTGGGACAGCCCGTTCAATCTCGGTTCCCACTGCGCCAAGGGCGCTGCGGTGCGCGAGCATGCCCATGGCGAGCGGCGCCTCAAATATCCCATGAAGCTGGTCGACGGCCAGTGGACCCGGGTGTCGTGGGACGAGGCGATCAACGAGGTCGGCGACAAGCTTCTGGAGATCCGGGAGTCGTCCGGCCCCGATTCGGTCTACTGGCTGGGGTCGGCCAAGCACTCCAACGAGCAGGCCTATCTGTTCCGGAAATTCGCCGCCTTCTGGGGATCGAACAATGTCGATCACCAGGCGCGTATCTGTCATTCCACCACGGTCTCGGGCGTCGCGAACACCTGGGGCTACGGCGCGATGACCAATTCCTACAACGACATCCACAATTCGCGCTGCATCTTCCTGATCGGCGGCAATCCGGCGGAGGCCCATCCGGTCTCGCTGATGCACCTGCTCAAGGCGAAGGAGGAGAACAACGCCGATCTGATCGTCTGCGATCCGCGCTTCACGCGCACGGCCGCGCACGCCACCGAATATGTGCGCTTCCGTCCGGGCGCCGACGTCGCGATGGTCTGGGGCCTGCTCTGGCACATCTTCGAGAATGGCTGGGAGGACAGGGAGTTCATCCGCCAGCGCGTCTGGGGCATGGACCATATCAGGGCCGAGGTCGCCAAGTGGACGCCCGACGAGGTGGAGAAGGTGACCGGCGTTCCCGAATCCCAGATGAAGCGGGTCGCGCGCAAGCTCGCCACCAACAAGCCGGGCACGGTGATCTGGTGCATGGGCGGCACGCAGCACACCAACGGCAACAACAATACGCGGGCCTACTGCGTGCTCCAGCTCGCGCTCGGCAATATGGGCACCGCCGGCGGCGGCACGAATATCTTCCGCGGCCACGACAACGTGCAGGGTGCGACCGACCTCGGCGTGCTGTGCCACACGCTGCCCGGCTATTACGGCCTGTCGGCGGGGGCATGGAAGCACTGGTCGCGCGTGTGGGACGTCGACTATGAGTATCTGAAGGGGCGGTTTGCCTCCGAGGAGCTCATGGGGGAGTCCGGCATTCCGGTCAGCCGCTGGTTCGACGGCGTGCTGGAGGCCAAGGACAATATGGACCAGCCGGACAATGTCCGCGCCATGGTCTTCTGGGGCCACGCGCCGAATTCGCAGACCCGCCTGCCCGACATGAAGAAGGCCATGGAGAAGCTCGACCTCCTCGTGGTGGTCGATCCCTATCCGACCTTCTCCGCGGTCATGCAGGACCGCACCGACGGGGTCTATCTCCTTCCCGCCGCCACGCAGTTCGAGACCTCCGGCTCGGTGACCGCGTCGAACCGCTCGCTGCAATGGCGCGAGAAGGTGGTGGAGCCGCTGTTCGAGTCGCTGCCCGATCACACCATCATGTACAAGTTCGCCGGAAAGTTCGGCTTTGCCGACGACATGTTCAAGAACATCGCGGTGGAGAACGACGAGCCCCTGGTGGAGGACATCACGCGGGAGTTCAACCGCGGCATGTGGACGATCGGCTATACCGGCCAGTCGCCGGAGCGGCTGAAGAAGCACATGGCGAACCAGCACACCTTCGACCGCACCACGCTTCTGGCCAATGGCGGCCCGTGCGACGGCGACTATTACGGCCTGCCGTGGCCGAGCTGGGGCACGCCGGAGATGAACCACCCGGGCACGCCGATCCTCTACGACACCTCCAAGCCGGTGGCTGAGGGCGGCCTGACCTTCCGGGCGCGCTTCGGCGTGAAGGCGCCCGACGAATGGGGCGGCGAGAACCTGCTCGCGGAAGGCTCCTATTCTGAAGGCTCCGAGCTCGAGGACGGCTATCCGGAATTCACCTACGGCATGCTGAAGAAGCTCGGCTGGGATGTCGACCTGACGGGCGACGAGCGCACGGCCATCGAGACAATCGGCGGCGACGCGCCCGACAAGGTGAACTGGAAGACGGACCTGTCCGGTGGCATCCAGCGTGTCGCCATCGCCCATGGCGCGGCCCCCTTCGGCAACGCCAAGGCGCGCTGCGTGGTGTGGACCTTCCCGGACCCGGTGCCCTTGCACCGCGAGCCGCTCTACACCCCGCGCAGGGACCTCCTGCCGAAATACGCCACCTATTCGGACCGCAGGATGTACCGCCTGCCGATCCGGTATGCCTCGATCCAGGAGACCGATTACTCCAAGGACTACCCGATGATACTGACCTCGGGGCGGCTGGTGGAGTATGAGGGCGGCGGCGACGAGACGCGGTCGAACCCGTGGCTCGCCGAGCTCCAGCAGCACATGTTCGTCGAGGTCAATCCCCGCGATGCCAACAATATCGGCATCAGGGACGGCGAGATGGTCTGGGTGGAAGGCGCGGAGAAGGCCCGCGTGAAGGTCATGGCCATGGTGACGGAGCGGGTCGGCGAGGGCGTCGCCTTCATGCCGTTCCACTTCGCCGGCTGGTACCAGGGCGAGGACCGGCGGCACAAATATCCCAAGGGCGCCGACCCCTATGTGATCGGCGAGGCGTCCAACACGGCGCAGACCTACGGCTATGACTCGGTGACCAACATGCAGGAAACCAAGGTCACCCTCTGCAAGATCGAGAAAGTGTAA
- the fdh3B gene encoding formate dehydrogenase FDH3 subunit beta has translation MARMKFLCDADRCIECNACVTACKNENEVPWGINRRRVVTINDGKPGERSISVACMHCSDAPCIAVCPVDCIYQTDVGVVLHNKDLCIGCGYCFYACPFGAPQFPQVGNFGTRGKMDKCTFCNGGPEPDNSEAEFKKYGRNRLAEGKLPLCAEMCSTKALLAGDGDIVADIYRERVVARGFGSGAWGWGKAYPGQPS, from the coding sequence ATGGCGAGGATGAAGTTCCTGTGTGATGCCGACCGTTGCATCGAATGCAATGCGTGTGTCACCGCCTGCAAGAACGAGAACGAGGTGCCCTGGGGCATCAACCGGCGCCGGGTCGTCACCATCAATGACGGCAAGCCCGGCGAGCGCTCGATCTCGGTGGCCTGCATGCACTGCTCCGACGCGCCGTGCATCGCCGTCTGCCCGGTCGACTGCATCTACCAGACCGATGTCGGCGTGGTGCTGCACAACAAGGATCTGTGCATCGGCTGCGGCTACTGCTTCTATGCCTGCCCGTTCGGCGCGCCGCAGTTCCCGCAGGTCGGCAATTTCGGCACCCGCGGCAAGATGGACAAGTGCACCTTCTGCAATGGCGGCCCCGAGCCCGACAATTCCGAGGCGGAGTTCAAGAAATACGGCCGCAACCGGCTCGCGGAGGGCAAGCTGCCGCTGTGTGCGGAGATGTGCTCGACCAAGGCGCTGCTCGCCGGCGACGGCGACATCGTGGCCGATATCTACCGCGAGCGCGTCGTCGCGCGCGGTTTCGGCTCCGGTGCCTGGGGCTGGGGCAAGGCCTATCCGGGCCAGCCGTCCTGA
- a CDS encoding formate dehydrogenase subunit gamma — protein sequence MTARRPVPDTARGRGLRAMLAILFCMICLAAPGAAMAQAVVPPDDASPSAGPPGGGVPTESLGASSDADMWRAVRQGVEGQVSIPDKQAGVLIQSDGEVWRVVRNGPVTFYGGMAVIGIVLLLALFFLIRGRVRVEAGLAGVTISRFNGLERFSHWLTAVSFLILAFTGLNVMFGRYLLKPLIGAQAFADITLAGKFLHNYVAFAFMAGLVLVLVLWIKDNIPNRYDLVWIGKAGGMLSRGTHPPAKKFNAGQKVIFWLVVLGGLSVSLSGISLLFPFQTAFFSKTFEAVNLLGFDLPANLTAMQEMQLSQVWHGVVALFLVIVIIAHIYIGTIGMEGAFDAMGSGRVDLNWAREHHSIWVEELERKGALDPRPAEDAETAETAKPQAAS from the coding sequence ATGACAGCCAGACGACCGGTTCCGGACACGGCCCGCGGGCGAGGCCTCCGGGCCATGCTCGCCATCCTGTTCTGCATGATCTGCCTCGCTGCGCCGGGTGCCGCCATGGCGCAGGCGGTGGTGCCGCCCGACGATGCCTCGCCCTCCGCCGGCCCGCCGGGCGGCGGCGTGCCGACGGAGTCGCTGGGGGCGAGCTCGGATGCGGATATGTGGCGGGCGGTCCGCCAGGGCGTGGAAGGGCAGGTCTCCATCCCCGACAAGCAGGCGGGTGTCCTGATCCAGTCCGACGGCGAGGTCTGGCGCGTCGTGCGCAACGGGCCCGTCACCTTCTATGGCGGCATGGCGGTGATCGGCATCGTGCTGCTTCTTGCGCTCTTCTTCCTGATCCGCGGCCGGGTCCGGGTCGAGGCCGGTCTCGCCGGCGTCACCATCAGCCGGTTCAACGGGCTTGAGCGCTTCTCCCACTGGCTGACCGCCGTCTCCTTCCTGATCCTCGCCTTCACCGGGCTGAACGTGATGTTCGGGCGCTATCTGCTCAAGCCGCTGATCGGCGCGCAGGCCTTCGCCGACATCACGCTCGCCGGCAAGTTCCTGCACAACTATGTCGCCTTCGCCTTCATGGCCGGTCTCGTGCTCGTGCTCGTCCTGTGGATCAAGGACAATATCCCGAACCGGTACGATCTCGTCTGGATCGGCAAGGCGGGCGGCATGCTCTCGCGCGGCACCCATCCGCCGGCGAAGAAGTTCAATGCCGGCCAGAAGGTCATCTTCTGGCTCGTCGTGCTCGGCGGGCTGTCGGTGAGCCTGTCCGGCATCTCGCTCCTGTTCCCGTTCCAGACGGCGTTCTTCTCCAAGACCTTCGAGGCCGTCAACCTGCTCGGCTTCGATCTGCCGGCCAACCTCACCGCCATGCAGGAGATGCAGCTCTCGCAGGTGTGGCACGGCGTGGTCGCCCTGTTCCTCGTCATCGTCATCATCGCGCATATCTATATCGGCACGATCGGCATGGAGGGCGCCTTCGACGCGATGGGCTCGGGCCGGGTCGATCTCAACTGGGCGCGCGAGCACCATTCGATCTGGGTGGAGGAGCTGGAGCGCAAGGGTGCGCTCGATCCGCGCCCGGCCGAGGACGCGGAGACGGCCGAGACAGCGAAGCCGCAGGCGGCGAGCTAG